From Rhodamnia argentea isolate NSW1041297 chromosome 10, ASM2092103v1, whole genome shotgun sequence, a single genomic window includes:
- the LOC115735066 gene encoding E3 ubiquitin-protein ligase UPL7 isoform X3, whose protein sequence is MYDNKKSCVSYIGSRLSPGYEMVQNFDVDGAVTLAQDLRRNFGCLAIGTLEERRTWNYQAQKLITLCSFVLASCDMNYPGLKDMVFLTSLAMRLLVFLTDLNGWKILPQDHIRDIDLAVENLICFMGSKSGLYASVRKYIMKLDVLLPSQRGGMIQTEDRFLITASALTLALRPFHVIKSNKDGPSLGDIQCAKKQYCLSLLTIPWLLQRLPAFLVPALKHKSVLSPCFQTLLMLRGKLSSDMSDIHQQVALCWHKAIPPVGWALANVICLMTGNDNGSLDTLLFCQDVEHGLYVRVVITLAEIFSEWIDNARSFRKENQRFECDCGTFEGSTDLSTFKKESMLGISERSYVELLRPVYHQSHLTDLLAVLSTDMRAQGADMLASDNLGKLELVDISYFYSYMLRLFSVLNPVAGSLPILNMLSFTPGFLVSLWRSLESNLFQGASDCARDHPGSRKNGTSDARQQTSKFGGGKWTSVLQIITGKSQASADSGLTGSTDSHISSGLVDEDSCDVWDVELLRSGPQGLSKDMYCLLHLFCATYSHLLLVLDDIEFYEKQVPFRLEEQRRITSALNTLVYNGLSRSSGLQNKPMMESATQCLHLMYERNCRHQFCPPDLWLSPARKSRPPIAIAARTHDVLSTKSDDLSLVSSMGSIITTMPHVYPFEERVEMFREFIKMDKVSRVMAGEVGGPGSRNIEIVIRRGNIIEDGFRQLNTLGSRLKSSIHVSFVSECGLPEAGLDYGGLSKEFLTDLSKAAFSPEYGLFTQTSTEDRLLMPNISAKYLENGLQMIEFLGRIVGKALYEGILLDYSFSHVFVQKLLGRYSFLDELSTLDPEVYRNLMYIKHFDGDVKELSLDFTIMEGSFGKNHVIELRPGGRDICVTNENKMQYVHAIADYKLNRQILAFANAFYRGLTDLISPSWLKLFNATEFNQLLSGGYHDIDVDDLRSNTRYTGGYSEGSRTVKLFWEVMKGFEAKERCMLLKFVTSCSRAPLLGFKYLQPTFTIHKVACDVPVWATIGGQDVERLPSASTCYNTLKLPTYKRASTMRSKLLYAISSNTGFELS, encoded by the exons ATGTATGATAATAAAAAGTCCTGTGTTTCTTATATAGGTAGCAGATTGTCCCCAGGTTATGAAATGGTTCAAAATTTTGATGTTGATGGAGCAGTGACTCTTGCTCAGG ATCTGAGGAGAAACTTCGGCTGCTTGGCCATCGGCACACTTGAAGAGAGAAGAACCTGGAATTATCAGGCACAGAAGCTGATCACACTGTGCTCCTTTGTTCTTGCTTCATGTGACATGAATTATCCTGGATTGAAAGATATGGTTTTTCTTACCTCATTGGCAATGCGTCTACTGGTTTTCTTAACTGATCTGAATGGATGGAAGATTTTACCTCAGGATCATATCAGGGATATCGATCTAGCTGTCGAGAATTTGATCTGCTTTATGGGAAGTAAAAGTGGGCTTTATGCATCTGTTAGAAAGTACATCATGAAACTGGATGTTCTTTTGCCATCACAGCGTGGTGGTATGATACAGACTGAAGATAGATTCTTGATCACAGCAAGTGCATTAACTTTAGCTCTCCGGCCGTTTCATGTGATAAAGTCCAATAAAGATGGACCAAGCCTTGGGGATATTCAGTGTGCTAAAAAACAGTACTGTCTATCTCTCCTGACAATTCCTTGGCTTCTTCAACGATTACCAGCTTTTCTTGTTCCTGCTTTGAAGCATAAGTCTGTTCTTTCACCATGCTTCCAGACTCTTCTG ATGTTGAGAGGAAAACTTTCATCGGACATGTCAGATATTCATCAGCAAGTAGCTCTCTGTTGGCATAAGGCAATTCCTCCAGTTGGTTGGGCGCTTGCAAATGTCATATGCCTAATGACAGGAAATGACAATGGTTCTCTAGACACTCTGCTATTTTGTCAAGATGTAGAACATGGATTATATGTTCGAGTTGTTATTACTCTAGCAGAAATCTTCTCGGAATGGATTGATAATGCCAGATCATTcagaaaggaaaatcaaagattTGAATGTGACTGTGGAACTTTTGAGGGGTCCACTGATTTATCTACTTTTAAGAAAGAGTCCATGTTGGGGATTTCAGAAAGGTCTTACGTGGAGTTACTGAGGCCTGTTTATCATCAATCACATCTAACAGACCTTTTGGCTGTCTTGAGTACAGATATGCGTGCTCAGGGAGCTGATATGCTGGCATCAGATAATTTGGGAAAGTTGGAATTGGTTGACATTTCGTACTTCTACTCTTATATGCTCAGATTATTTTCAGTACTGAACCCGGTGGCTGGATCATTGCCTATCCTTAACATGCTATCCTTTACTCCTGGATTTCTTGTCAGCTTATGGAGATCGCTGGAAAGTAATCTTTTTCAGGGTGCCTCTGATTGTGCAAGAGATCATCCAGGGAGCAGAAAAAATGGCACTTCGGATGCAAGACAGCAGACATCTAAGTTTGGAGGTGGTAAATGGACCAGTGTACTGCAGATAATCACTGGAAAGTCTCAGGCCAGTGCTGATAGTGGTCTTACGGGCTCGACTGATTCTCATATTAGCTCTGGCCTGGTGGATGAAGATTCTTGTGATGTGTGGGATGTAGAGCTTCTGAGGTCTGGCCCTCAAGGTCTTTCTAAAGATATGTATTGTCTGCTGCATTTGTTTTGTGCAACCTATTCGCACCTACTGCTTGTGCTTGATGACATAGAGTTCTATGAAAAACAG GTTCCTTTCAGGCTTGAGGAGCAAAGGAGAATTACATCAGCGCTCAATACACTTGTTTATAATGGCTTATCACGTAGCAGTGGTCTGCAGAATAAACCAATGATGGAATCTGCAACCCAGTGCTTGCATTTAATGTATGAAAGGAATTGCAGGCACCAGTTTTGTCCCCCTGATTTGTGGCTTTCACCTGCCAGAAAGAGCCGGCCTCCTATTGCAATAGCTGCGAGAACTCATGATGTTCTTTCAACTAAATCAGATGATTTATCATTGGTTTCCAGCATGGGTTCTATTATCACAACTATGCCACATGTCTATCCATTTGAAGAAAG AGTTGAGATGTTCAGAGAATTTATTAAGATGGATAAAGTCTCTCGAGTCATGGCTGGTGAAGTAGGAGGGCCTGGTTCTAGAAATATTGAGATAGTCATCCGGAGGGGGAATATTATTGAAGATGGATTTCGACAATTGAACACCTTGGGTTCAAGATTGAAGTCATCTATCCATGTATCTTTTGTCAGTGAATGTGGACTTCCAGAGGCCGGTCTAGATTATGGTGGATTGTCGAAGGAGTTCTTAACTGATTTGTCAAAAGCTGCCTTCTCACCTGA GTATGGGCTATTCACCCAAACCTCAACGGAAGACAGGCTTCTGATGCCAAATATATCTGCGAAGTATCTCGAAAATGGATTGCAGATGATTGAATTTCTTGGAAGGATTGTTGGTAAAGCTCTCTATGAGGGAATATTGTTAGATTACTCTTTTTCACATGTCTTTGTGCAAAAGTTGTTGGGACGATACAGCTTCCTTGATGAACTTTCAACACTTGATCCTGAGGTTTATAGGAATCTCATGTATATCAAG CACTTTGATGGCGATGTAAAGGAACTCTCTCTGGATTTTACAATTATGGAGGGATCTTTTGGTAAAAATCATGTTATTGAACTCAGACCAGGTGGCAGGGATATTTGCGTGACAAATGAGAACAAGATGCAGTATGTTCATGCAATTGCAGATTATAAACTTAATCGGCAG ATATTGGCATTTGCAAATGCTTTCTACAGAGGGTTAACTGATCTTATATCACCGTCGTGGCTTAAGTTATTTAACGCAACTGAATTTAATCAG CTGCTTTCTGGTGGATACCATGATATTGATGTCGATGATTTGAGAAGCAATACACGCTATACTGGTGGTTATTCTGAGGGAAGCCGAACAGTAAAACTTTTCTGGGAG GTAATGAAAGGATTTGAGGCAAAAGAGCGGTGCATGCTTCTTAAGTTCGTGACAAGTTGTTCTCGAGCTCCTTTACTGGGGTTTAAATACTTGCAGCCGACTTTTACTATTCATAAG GTTGCTTGTGATGTACCTGTCTGGGCAACAATTGGAGGCCAGGATGTGGAGAGACTTCCATCTGCTTCTACATGCTACAATACCTTGAAG CTTCCCACGTACAAACGTGCAAGCACGATGAGATCAAAGCTTCTTTATGCGATTAGTTCCAACACAGGGTTCGAACTTTCTTAG
- the LOC115735066 gene encoding E3 ubiquitin-protein ligase UPL7 isoform X2, giving the protein MTGTWISCSLLRPFLFFVRCLSVQRQTIQPRDIACMHKCFKILLESIHSTDLRRNFGCLAIGTLEERRTWNYQAQKLITLCSFVLASCDMNYPGLKDMVFLTSLAMRLLVFLTDLNGWKILPQDHIRDIDLAVENLICFMGSKSGLYASVRKYIMKLDVLLPSQRGGMIQTEDRFLITASALTLALRPFHVIKSNKDGPSLGDIQCAKKQYCLSLLTIPWLLQRLPAFLVPALKHKSVLSPCFQTLLMLRGKLSSDMSDIHQQVALCWHKAIPPVGWALANVICLMTGNDNGSLDTLLFCQDVEHGLYVRVVITLAEIFSEWIDNARSFRKENQRFECDCGTFEGSTDLSTFKKESMLGISERSYVELLRPVYHQSHLTDLLAVLSTDMRAQGADMLASDNLGKLELVDISYFYSYMLRLFSVLNPVAGSLPILNMLSFTPGFLVSLWRSLESNLFQGASDCARDHPGSRKNGTSDARQQTSKFGGGKWTSVLQIITGKSQASADSGLTGSTDSHISSGLVDEDSCDVWDVELLRSGPQGLSKDMYCLLHLFCATYSHLLLVLDDIEFYEKQVPFRLEEQRRITSALNTLVYNGLSRSSGLQNKPMMESATQCLHLMYERNCRHQFCPPDLWLSPARKSRPPIAIAARTHDVLSTKSDDLSLVSSMGSIITTMPHVYPFEERVEMFREFIKMDKVSRVMAGEVGGPGSRNIEIVIRRGNIIEDGFRQLNTLGSRLKSSIHVSFVSECGLPEAGLDYGGLSKEFLTDLSKAAFSPEYGLFTQTSTEDRLLMPNISAKYLENGLQMIEFLGRIVGKALYEGILLDYSFSHVFVQKLLGRYSFLDELSTLDPEVYRNLMYIKHFDGDVKELSLDFTIMEGSFGKNHVIELRPGGRDICVTNENKMQYVHAIADYKLNRQILAFANAFYRGLTDLISPSWLKLFNATEFNQLLSGGYHDIDVDDLRSNTRYTGGYSEGSRTVKLFWEVMKGFEAKERCMLLKFVTSCSRAPLLGFKYLQPTFTIHKVACDVPVWATIGGQDVERLPSASTCYNTLKLPTYKRASTMRSKLLYAISSNTGFELS; this is encoded by the exons ATGACCGGAACATGGATTTCTTGCAGCCTTTTGCGACCTTTCCTATTCTTTGTTAGATGTTTGTCAGTCCAGCGTCAGACTATTCAACCCAGAGATATTGCCTGCATGCACAAGTGCTTTAAGATTCTATTGGAAAGTATTCACTCTACTG ATCTGAGGAGAAACTTCGGCTGCTTGGCCATCGGCACACTTGAAGAGAGAAGAACCTGGAATTATCAGGCACAGAAGCTGATCACACTGTGCTCCTTTGTTCTTGCTTCATGTGACATGAATTATCCTGGATTGAAAGATATGGTTTTTCTTACCTCATTGGCAATGCGTCTACTGGTTTTCTTAACTGATCTGAATGGATGGAAGATTTTACCTCAGGATCATATCAGGGATATCGATCTAGCTGTCGAGAATTTGATCTGCTTTATGGGAAGTAAAAGTGGGCTTTATGCATCTGTTAGAAAGTACATCATGAAACTGGATGTTCTTTTGCCATCACAGCGTGGTGGTATGATACAGACTGAAGATAGATTCTTGATCACAGCAAGTGCATTAACTTTAGCTCTCCGGCCGTTTCATGTGATAAAGTCCAATAAAGATGGACCAAGCCTTGGGGATATTCAGTGTGCTAAAAAACAGTACTGTCTATCTCTCCTGACAATTCCTTGGCTTCTTCAACGATTACCAGCTTTTCTTGTTCCTGCTTTGAAGCATAAGTCTGTTCTTTCACCATGCTTCCAGACTCTTCTG ATGTTGAGAGGAAAACTTTCATCGGACATGTCAGATATTCATCAGCAAGTAGCTCTCTGTTGGCATAAGGCAATTCCTCCAGTTGGTTGGGCGCTTGCAAATGTCATATGCCTAATGACAGGAAATGACAATGGTTCTCTAGACACTCTGCTATTTTGTCAAGATGTAGAACATGGATTATATGTTCGAGTTGTTATTACTCTAGCAGAAATCTTCTCGGAATGGATTGATAATGCCAGATCATTcagaaaggaaaatcaaagattTGAATGTGACTGTGGAACTTTTGAGGGGTCCACTGATTTATCTACTTTTAAGAAAGAGTCCATGTTGGGGATTTCAGAAAGGTCTTACGTGGAGTTACTGAGGCCTGTTTATCATCAATCACATCTAACAGACCTTTTGGCTGTCTTGAGTACAGATATGCGTGCTCAGGGAGCTGATATGCTGGCATCAGATAATTTGGGAAAGTTGGAATTGGTTGACATTTCGTACTTCTACTCTTATATGCTCAGATTATTTTCAGTACTGAACCCGGTGGCTGGATCATTGCCTATCCTTAACATGCTATCCTTTACTCCTGGATTTCTTGTCAGCTTATGGAGATCGCTGGAAAGTAATCTTTTTCAGGGTGCCTCTGATTGTGCAAGAGATCATCCAGGGAGCAGAAAAAATGGCACTTCGGATGCAAGACAGCAGACATCTAAGTTTGGAGGTGGTAAATGGACCAGTGTACTGCAGATAATCACTGGAAAGTCTCAGGCCAGTGCTGATAGTGGTCTTACGGGCTCGACTGATTCTCATATTAGCTCTGGCCTGGTGGATGAAGATTCTTGTGATGTGTGGGATGTAGAGCTTCTGAGGTCTGGCCCTCAAGGTCTTTCTAAAGATATGTATTGTCTGCTGCATTTGTTTTGTGCAACCTATTCGCACCTACTGCTTGTGCTTGATGACATAGAGTTCTATGAAAAACAG GTTCCTTTCAGGCTTGAGGAGCAAAGGAGAATTACATCAGCGCTCAATACACTTGTTTATAATGGCTTATCACGTAGCAGTGGTCTGCAGAATAAACCAATGATGGAATCTGCAACCCAGTGCTTGCATTTAATGTATGAAAGGAATTGCAGGCACCAGTTTTGTCCCCCTGATTTGTGGCTTTCACCTGCCAGAAAGAGCCGGCCTCCTATTGCAATAGCTGCGAGAACTCATGATGTTCTTTCAACTAAATCAGATGATTTATCATTGGTTTCCAGCATGGGTTCTATTATCACAACTATGCCACATGTCTATCCATTTGAAGAAAG AGTTGAGATGTTCAGAGAATTTATTAAGATGGATAAAGTCTCTCGAGTCATGGCTGGTGAAGTAGGAGGGCCTGGTTCTAGAAATATTGAGATAGTCATCCGGAGGGGGAATATTATTGAAGATGGATTTCGACAATTGAACACCTTGGGTTCAAGATTGAAGTCATCTATCCATGTATCTTTTGTCAGTGAATGTGGACTTCCAGAGGCCGGTCTAGATTATGGTGGATTGTCGAAGGAGTTCTTAACTGATTTGTCAAAAGCTGCCTTCTCACCTGA GTATGGGCTATTCACCCAAACCTCAACGGAAGACAGGCTTCTGATGCCAAATATATCTGCGAAGTATCTCGAAAATGGATTGCAGATGATTGAATTTCTTGGAAGGATTGTTGGTAAAGCTCTCTATGAGGGAATATTGTTAGATTACTCTTTTTCACATGTCTTTGTGCAAAAGTTGTTGGGACGATACAGCTTCCTTGATGAACTTTCAACACTTGATCCTGAGGTTTATAGGAATCTCATGTATATCAAG CACTTTGATGGCGATGTAAAGGAACTCTCTCTGGATTTTACAATTATGGAGGGATCTTTTGGTAAAAATCATGTTATTGAACTCAGACCAGGTGGCAGGGATATTTGCGTGACAAATGAGAACAAGATGCAGTATGTTCATGCAATTGCAGATTATAAACTTAATCGGCAG ATATTGGCATTTGCAAATGCTTTCTACAGAGGGTTAACTGATCTTATATCACCGTCGTGGCTTAAGTTATTTAACGCAACTGAATTTAATCAG CTGCTTTCTGGTGGATACCATGATATTGATGTCGATGATTTGAGAAGCAATACACGCTATACTGGTGGTTATTCTGAGGGAAGCCGAACAGTAAAACTTTTCTGGGAG GTAATGAAAGGATTTGAGGCAAAAGAGCGGTGCATGCTTCTTAAGTTCGTGACAAGTTGTTCTCGAGCTCCTTTACTGGGGTTTAAATACTTGCAGCCGACTTTTACTATTCATAAG GTTGCTTGTGATGTACCTGTCTGGGCAACAATTGGAGGCCAGGATGTGGAGAGACTTCCATCTGCTTCTACATGCTACAATACCTTGAAG CTTCCCACGTACAAACGTGCAAGCACGATGAGATCAAAGCTTCTTTATGCGATTAGTTCCAACACAGGGTTCGAACTTTCTTAG
- the LOC115735066 gene encoding E3 ubiquitin-protein ligase UPL7 isoform X1 produces the protein MDPPRKQQVSLRGASAREITRDALLEKVSQEREARSYARRANAAALFIQRVWRRYYVTRIAALQLQEEWETLVNHHSGLMTGTWISCSLLRPFLFFVRCLSVQRQTIQPRDIACMHKCFKILLESIHSTDLRRNFGCLAIGTLEERRTWNYQAQKLITLCSFVLASCDMNYPGLKDMVFLTSLAMRLLVFLTDLNGWKILPQDHIRDIDLAVENLICFMGSKSGLYASVRKYIMKLDVLLPSQRGGMIQTEDRFLITASALTLALRPFHVIKSNKDGPSLGDIQCAKKQYCLSLLTIPWLLQRLPAFLVPALKHKSVLSPCFQTLLMLRGKLSSDMSDIHQQVALCWHKAIPPVGWALANVICLMTGNDNGSLDTLLFCQDVEHGLYVRVVITLAEIFSEWIDNARSFRKENQRFECDCGTFEGSTDLSTFKKESMLGISERSYVELLRPVYHQSHLTDLLAVLSTDMRAQGADMLASDNLGKLELVDISYFYSYMLRLFSVLNPVAGSLPILNMLSFTPGFLVSLWRSLESNLFQGASDCARDHPGSRKNGTSDARQQTSKFGGGKWTSVLQIITGKSQASADSGLTGSTDSHISSGLVDEDSCDVWDVELLRSGPQGLSKDMYCLLHLFCATYSHLLLVLDDIEFYEKQVPFRLEEQRRITSALNTLVYNGLSRSSGLQNKPMMESATQCLHLMYERNCRHQFCPPDLWLSPARKSRPPIAIAARTHDVLSTKSDDLSLVSSMGSIITTMPHVYPFEERVEMFREFIKMDKVSRVMAGEVGGPGSRNIEIVIRRGNIIEDGFRQLNTLGSRLKSSIHVSFVSECGLPEAGLDYGGLSKEFLTDLSKAAFSPEYGLFTQTSTEDRLLMPNISAKYLENGLQMIEFLGRIVGKALYEGILLDYSFSHVFVQKLLGRYSFLDELSTLDPEVYRNLMYIKHFDGDVKELSLDFTIMEGSFGKNHVIELRPGGRDICVTNENKMQYVHAIADYKLNRQILAFANAFYRGLTDLISPSWLKLFNATEFNQLLSGGYHDIDVDDLRSNTRYTGGYSEGSRTVKLFWEVMKGFEAKERCMLLKFVTSCSRAPLLGFKYLQPTFTIHKVACDVPVWATIGGQDVERLPSASTCYNTLKLPTYKRASTMRSKLLYAISSNTGFELS, from the exons CAG aGAGTATGGAGGCGTTACTATGTAACAAGAATAGCAGCTTTGCAGCTTCAAGAAGAATGGGAGACCTTGGTGAATCATCATTCTGGTTTGATGACCGGAACATGGATTTCTTGCAGCCTTTTGCGACCTTTCCTATTCTTTGTTAGATGTTTGTCAGTCCAGCGTCAGACTATTCAACCCAGAGATATTGCCTGCATGCACAAGTGCTTTAAGATTCTATTGGAAAGTATTCACTCTACTG ATCTGAGGAGAAACTTCGGCTGCTTGGCCATCGGCACACTTGAAGAGAGAAGAACCTGGAATTATCAGGCACAGAAGCTGATCACACTGTGCTCCTTTGTTCTTGCTTCATGTGACATGAATTATCCTGGATTGAAAGATATGGTTTTTCTTACCTCATTGGCAATGCGTCTACTGGTTTTCTTAACTGATCTGAATGGATGGAAGATTTTACCTCAGGATCATATCAGGGATATCGATCTAGCTGTCGAGAATTTGATCTGCTTTATGGGAAGTAAAAGTGGGCTTTATGCATCTGTTAGAAAGTACATCATGAAACTGGATGTTCTTTTGCCATCACAGCGTGGTGGTATGATACAGACTGAAGATAGATTCTTGATCACAGCAAGTGCATTAACTTTAGCTCTCCGGCCGTTTCATGTGATAAAGTCCAATAAAGATGGACCAAGCCTTGGGGATATTCAGTGTGCTAAAAAACAGTACTGTCTATCTCTCCTGACAATTCCTTGGCTTCTTCAACGATTACCAGCTTTTCTTGTTCCTGCTTTGAAGCATAAGTCTGTTCTTTCACCATGCTTCCAGACTCTTCTG ATGTTGAGAGGAAAACTTTCATCGGACATGTCAGATATTCATCAGCAAGTAGCTCTCTGTTGGCATAAGGCAATTCCTCCAGTTGGTTGGGCGCTTGCAAATGTCATATGCCTAATGACAGGAAATGACAATGGTTCTCTAGACACTCTGCTATTTTGTCAAGATGTAGAACATGGATTATATGTTCGAGTTGTTATTACTCTAGCAGAAATCTTCTCGGAATGGATTGATAATGCCAGATCATTcagaaaggaaaatcaaagattTGAATGTGACTGTGGAACTTTTGAGGGGTCCACTGATTTATCTACTTTTAAGAAAGAGTCCATGTTGGGGATTTCAGAAAGGTCTTACGTGGAGTTACTGAGGCCTGTTTATCATCAATCACATCTAACAGACCTTTTGGCTGTCTTGAGTACAGATATGCGTGCTCAGGGAGCTGATATGCTGGCATCAGATAATTTGGGAAAGTTGGAATTGGTTGACATTTCGTACTTCTACTCTTATATGCTCAGATTATTTTCAGTACTGAACCCGGTGGCTGGATCATTGCCTATCCTTAACATGCTATCCTTTACTCCTGGATTTCTTGTCAGCTTATGGAGATCGCTGGAAAGTAATCTTTTTCAGGGTGCCTCTGATTGTGCAAGAGATCATCCAGGGAGCAGAAAAAATGGCACTTCGGATGCAAGACAGCAGACATCTAAGTTTGGAGGTGGTAAATGGACCAGTGTACTGCAGATAATCACTGGAAAGTCTCAGGCCAGTGCTGATAGTGGTCTTACGGGCTCGACTGATTCTCATATTAGCTCTGGCCTGGTGGATGAAGATTCTTGTGATGTGTGGGATGTAGAGCTTCTGAGGTCTGGCCCTCAAGGTCTTTCTAAAGATATGTATTGTCTGCTGCATTTGTTTTGTGCAACCTATTCGCACCTACTGCTTGTGCTTGATGACATAGAGTTCTATGAAAAACAG GTTCCTTTCAGGCTTGAGGAGCAAAGGAGAATTACATCAGCGCTCAATACACTTGTTTATAATGGCTTATCACGTAGCAGTGGTCTGCAGAATAAACCAATGATGGAATCTGCAACCCAGTGCTTGCATTTAATGTATGAAAGGAATTGCAGGCACCAGTTTTGTCCCCCTGATTTGTGGCTTTCACCTGCCAGAAAGAGCCGGCCTCCTATTGCAATAGCTGCGAGAACTCATGATGTTCTTTCAACTAAATCAGATGATTTATCATTGGTTTCCAGCATGGGTTCTATTATCACAACTATGCCACATGTCTATCCATTTGAAGAAAG AGTTGAGATGTTCAGAGAATTTATTAAGATGGATAAAGTCTCTCGAGTCATGGCTGGTGAAGTAGGAGGGCCTGGTTCTAGAAATATTGAGATAGTCATCCGGAGGGGGAATATTATTGAAGATGGATTTCGACAATTGAACACCTTGGGTTCAAGATTGAAGTCATCTATCCATGTATCTTTTGTCAGTGAATGTGGACTTCCAGAGGCCGGTCTAGATTATGGTGGATTGTCGAAGGAGTTCTTAACTGATTTGTCAAAAGCTGCCTTCTCACCTGA GTATGGGCTATTCACCCAAACCTCAACGGAAGACAGGCTTCTGATGCCAAATATATCTGCGAAGTATCTCGAAAATGGATTGCAGATGATTGAATTTCTTGGAAGGATTGTTGGTAAAGCTCTCTATGAGGGAATATTGTTAGATTACTCTTTTTCACATGTCTTTGTGCAAAAGTTGTTGGGACGATACAGCTTCCTTGATGAACTTTCAACACTTGATCCTGAGGTTTATAGGAATCTCATGTATATCAAG CACTTTGATGGCGATGTAAAGGAACTCTCTCTGGATTTTACAATTATGGAGGGATCTTTTGGTAAAAATCATGTTATTGAACTCAGACCAGGTGGCAGGGATATTTGCGTGACAAATGAGAACAAGATGCAGTATGTTCATGCAATTGCAGATTATAAACTTAATCGGCAG ATATTGGCATTTGCAAATGCTTTCTACAGAGGGTTAACTGATCTTATATCACCGTCGTGGCTTAAGTTATTTAACGCAACTGAATTTAATCAG CTGCTTTCTGGTGGATACCATGATATTGATGTCGATGATTTGAGAAGCAATACACGCTATACTGGTGGTTATTCTGAGGGAAGCCGAACAGTAAAACTTTTCTGGGAG GTAATGAAAGGATTTGAGGCAAAAGAGCGGTGCATGCTTCTTAAGTTCGTGACAAGTTGTTCTCGAGCTCCTTTACTGGGGTTTAAATACTTGCAGCCGACTTTTACTATTCATAAG GTTGCTTGTGATGTACCTGTCTGGGCAACAATTGGAGGCCAGGATGTGGAGAGACTTCCATCTGCTTCTACATGCTACAATACCTTGAAG CTTCCCACGTACAAACGTGCAAGCACGATGAGATCAAAGCTTCTTTATGCGATTAGTTCCAACACAGGGTTCGAACTTTCTTAG